Proteins encoded in a region of the Malaciobacter mytili LMG 24559 genome:
- a CDS encoding response regulator transcription factor yields MENNTNNSFKDKLKELTILYVEDDSVIRENLISCFKHIFKKTIVAIDGQDGLAKFKTNHKKIDVVITDINMPYLNGIDMIKQIKNINPKIACIITTAYSDKQYLLDSVDFGVNHYILKPFKLDILLKEVEKSYMSKFYIQELTKKNRQIEQLSKLFGSSKEQMKELKNEDKEYNAKLTLFSEIIQLLDRR; encoded by the coding sequence ATGGAAAATAATACAAATAATAGTTTCAAAGATAAATTAAAAGAGCTTACTATTCTTTATGTGGAAGATGATAGTGTAATTAGAGAAAATCTAATTTCTTGTTTTAAACATATTTTTAAAAAAACAATTGTTGCAATTGATGGACAAGATGGATTAGCTAAGTTTAAAACTAATCATAAAAAAATTGATGTTGTAATAACTGATATAAATATGCCTTATTTAAATGGTATAGATATGATTAAACAAATTAAAAATATAAATCCTAAAATAGCTTGCATAATTACAACTGCTTATTCGGATAAACAATATTTACTTGATAGTGTTGATTTTGGGGTAAATCATTATATTTTAAAACCTTTTAAACTAGATATATTGTTAAAAGAGGTTGAAAAATCTTATATGTCAAAATTTTATATTCAAGAACTTACAAAGAAAAATAGACAAATTGAACAGTTATCTAAGCTTTTTGGTTCTTCAAAAGAGCAGATGAAAGAGCTGAAAAATGAAGATAAAGAGTATAATGCTAAATTAACATTATTTAGTGAAATTATACAATTATTAGATAGAAGATAA
- a CDS encoding argininosuccinate synthase yields the protein MSKKEVKKVVLAYSGGLDTSIILKWLQDEYNAEVITFTADLGQGEEVEPARQKALAMGIKPENIFILDIKEEFVKEYVFPMFRANTIYEGEYLLGTSIARPLIAKKQIEIANKMGADAVSHGATGKGNDQVRFELGYLALRPDITVIAPWREWDLNSREKLLAYAKEHGIEISKKHVDENGNPKVSPYSMDANLLHISYEGLHLENPAAEPEESMWLWTTSPENAPDTPEYITIGYKNGDPISVNGEEMSPATLLKTLNDYGNKHGIGRVDIVENRYVGMKARGCYETPGGTIMLKAHRAIESITLDREAAHLKDELMPRYAKLIYNGYWFSPERQMLQAAIDQTQKNVEGTVRLKLYKGNVMVVGRESTKSLFSEAHSTFEEDEVYNQKDAEGFIRLNALRFIIAGQTQNK from the coding sequence ATGAGCAAAAAAGAAGTAAAAAAAGTTGTTTTAGCTTATAGTGGGGGATTAGATACTTCTATTATTTTAAAATGGCTTCAAGATGAATACAATGCAGAAGTTATTACTTTTACAGCTGATTTAGGTCAAGGTGAAGAAGTTGAACCAGCTAGACAAAAAGCATTAGCAATGGGAATTAAGCCTGAAAATATTTTTATTTTAGATATTAAAGAAGAGTTTGTAAAAGAGTATGTTTTTCCTATGTTTAGAGCAAACACAATTTATGAGGGAGAATACCTATTAGGAACTTCTATTGCAAGACCTTTAATTGCTAAAAAACAAATTGAAATTGCAAATAAGATGGGTGCTGATGCTGTTTCTCATGGAGCAACAGGGAAAGGTAATGACCAAGTTAGATTTGAACTTGGATATTTAGCATTAAGACCAGATATTACTGTAATTGCACCTTGGAGAGAATGGGATTTAAATTCAAGGGAAAAACTTTTAGCATATGCAAAAGAGCATGGAATTGAAATCTCTAAAAAACATGTGGATGAAAATGGTAATCCAAAAGTTAGTCCATATTCAATGGATGCAAATCTTTTACACATCTCTTATGAAGGTTTACATTTAGAAAATCCAGCTGCAGAACCTGAAGAGTCAATGTGGTTATGGACAACTTCTCCTGAAAATGCTCCGGATACACCAGAATATATCACTATTGGATATAAAAATGGTGACCCTATCTCTGTAAATGGTGAAGAAATGTCTCCTGCAACACTTTTAAAAACTCTAAATGATTATGGAAATAAACATGGAATTGGAAGAGTTGATATAGTTGAAAATAGATATGTGGGAATGAAAGCAAGAGGTTGCTATGAAACTCCAGGTGGAACTATTATGTTAAAAGCTCATAGAGCAATAGAGTCTATTACATTAGATAGAGAAGCAGCACATTTAAAAGATGAATTAATGCCAAGATATGCGAAACTTATCTATAATGGATATTGGTTTTCACCTGAAAGACAAATGCTTCAAGCAGCAATTGACCAAACACAAAAAAATGTTGAAGGTACAGTAAGATTAAAACTATATAAAGGTAATGTAATGGTTGTAGGTAGAGAATCTACAAAATCATTATTCTCAGAAGCACACTCAACATTTGAAGAAGATGAAGTATATAATCAAAAAGATGCAGAAGGGTTTATTAGACTTAATGCATTAAGATTTATTATTGCTGGACAAACTCAAAATAAATAA
- a CDS encoding gamma carbonic anhydrase family protein: MILKFKEFYPKIHNKAWVAPSADLIGDIEIQEDSSIWFGCVLRADVNKIRIGKRTNIQDLSMIHTDTHTQTIIGDNVTIGHKVMLHGCKIEDNCLIGMSATILDNAVIGEGSIVGANSLVTQGKKFPPRSLIMGSPAKVVKELTQEDVEGLIKHAGHYVDYKNDYS; the protein is encoded by the coding sequence ATGATTTTAAAATTTAAAGAGTTTTATCCAAAAATTCATAATAAAGCTTGGGTTGCACCAAGTGCTGATTTAATTGGAGATATAGAGATACAAGAAGATTCATCTATTTGGTTTGGATGTGTTTTAAGAGCGGATGTTAATAAAATAAGAATAGGGAAAAGAACAAATATTCAAGATTTGTCAATGATTCATACAGATACACATACTCAAACAATAATTGGTGATAATGTAACAATAGGACATAAAGTTATGCTTCATGGCTGTAAAATTGAAGATAACTGTCTAATTGGTATGAGTGCAACTATTTTAGATAATGCTGTAATTGGTGAAGGCTCAATTGTAGGAGCTAATTCTTTAGTAACTCAAGGTAAAAAATTTCCTCCAAGAAGTTTAATTATGGGAAGTCCTGCAAAAGTAGTAAAAGAATTAACACAAGAGGATGTGGAAGGACTTATTAAACATGCTGGACATTATGTGGATTATAAAAATGATTATAGTTAA